From a single Pedosphaera parvula Ellin514 genomic region:
- the mutM gene encoding bifunctional DNA-formamidopyrimidine glycosylase/DNA-(apurinic or apyrimidinic site) lyase — MPELPEVEILVRHLAPLITNKKITDVEIRRSKVLAPTTASDLEEALTGARFTHLSRRGKYLLFFLKSPRMQCPLQLLGHLGMTGRMYLLPKNAGLPKHAAVILGLGRERFVFEDTRYFGRFTLDTRSLAALGPEPWSPEFTDEYFHHALKRSTQPVKVKLLDQSLVAGVGNIYASEALYRAGISPKLSSRKIKPIQAKHLRKAIQEVLEQAIQCGSTLPLDFVGIEGKNGHFYYGSAGDSSEFYQERLLVYDRLGQSCGKCGAGIKRFVQAARSTFYCPRCQRA; from the coding sequence ATGCCTGAACTGCCCGAAGTCGAGATCCTAGTCCGCCATTTGGCGCCACTCATCACAAACAAGAAGATCACCGACGTCGAAATCCGCCGTTCCAAGGTTCTCGCGCCGACCACCGCATCAGACCTGGAAGAGGCCCTGACAGGTGCCAGGTTCACTCATTTGTCCCGACGTGGTAAATATCTCTTGTTTTTCCTCAAATCACCCCGCATGCAGTGTCCATTACAGCTTTTAGGGCACCTCGGCATGACTGGTCGCATGTACCTGCTGCCAAAAAATGCTGGCTTGCCGAAACATGCCGCCGTCATCCTCGGACTCGGACGTGAAAGGTTCGTGTTTGAAGACACGCGCTATTTTGGCCGATTTACCCTCGATACTCGCAGCCTTGCGGCCCTCGGTCCGGAACCTTGGAGTCCAGAATTCACCGACGAATACTTCCATCATGCCCTCAAACGCTCCACTCAACCCGTCAAAGTAAAGCTTTTGGACCAATCACTCGTCGCCGGAGTTGGAAATATTTACGCCAGTGAGGCTCTTTATCGGGCTGGTATTTCTCCCAAGCTATCCTCCAGGAAGATCAAACCCATTCAGGCAAAACACCTCCGCAAGGCGATTCAGGAGGTATTGGAACAAGCCATCCAGTGCGGAAGCACTCTTCCGCTCGATTTTGTGGGCATTGAAGGCAAAAACGGCCACTTCTATTACGGAAGTGCCGGAGACTCCTCCGAGTTTTATCAGGAAAGACTGCTCGTTTACGACCGTTTAGGCCAATCCTGCGGTAAATGTGGTGCCGGAATTAAGCGATTTGTGCAAGCCGCCCGCAGCACATTTTATTGTCCTCGTTGCCAGCGCGCATGA
- a CDS encoding phosphoribosyltransferase — MTFSSREDAGRQLAEDLVQRDLQVDLIVGLPRGGVVVAAEVAHALHKPLDVLVVRKIGHPRHREYGIGAIAEGGVVLLHQDAIRESFVSKDELDEVIAEENQTLANYRARFHEASLYVKGKRVILVDDGIATGATTEVAVKAARKLGATSIIVAAPVASTSAYHHLSRVADEVIALLIDPGFMAVGQYYDEFDQTTDEEVIALLHAPTV; from the coding sequence ATGACCTTCTCATCACGAGAGGATGCCGGGAGGCAATTGGCAGAAGACCTTGTGCAGCGCGACTTGCAGGTGGATCTAATTGTGGGTTTGCCGCGCGGAGGTGTTGTGGTGGCAGCCGAAGTCGCCCATGCCCTTCACAAACCGCTTGATGTGCTGGTGGTTCGAAAGATTGGTCACCCCCGCCATCGTGAATATGGAATTGGAGCTATCGCCGAAGGTGGTGTGGTGCTGTTGCATCAGGACGCCATCCGTGAAAGTTTCGTCAGCAAAGACGAACTGGACGAAGTCATTGCCGAAGAAAATCAGACACTTGCCAATTACCGGGCCCGCTTTCATGAAGCATCCTTGTACGTCAAGGGAAAGCGCGTGATCCTGGTGGATGACGGTATCGCCACCGGTGCCACCACCGAGGTCGCCGTCAAAGCCGCCCGAAAACTGGGTGCAACTAGCATAATCGTTGCCGCCCCTGTCGCATCCACCAGCGCCTACCATCACCTGTCCCGGGTTGCTGACGAGGTGATTGCACTCCTAATTGACCCGGGTTTTATGGCGGTTGGCCAATACTACGACGAATTCGATCAAACCACTGACGAAGAAGTCATCGCGCTTCTCCATGCCCCGACCGTTTAA
- the pyrH gene encoding UMP kinase, with protein MKKSLKPRYRRILLKLSGEALGGQAGLGISPEAVHDMAQQIREVRELGVEVVIVIGGGNIFRGLAGSERGIERATGDYMGMLATVINSLALQDALEKLGVATRVQTAITMAQVAETFIRRRAVRHLEKGRVVIFGGGTGNPYFSTDTAAALRANEIGAEVILKATKVDGIYDSDPKKNSKAKRFNQISYLDALQKQLKVMDSTAFSLCMDNKMPIVVFDFFRPHNLKRVVLGENVGTLVTS; from the coding sequence ATGAAAAAATCCTTAAAACCCAGGTACCGACGTATTCTGTTGAAGCTCAGTGGTGAAGCGCTGGGCGGTCAGGCAGGTCTAGGTATTTCACCCGAAGCAGTCCACGATATGGCCCAGCAGATTCGCGAAGTGCGCGAATTGGGAGTCGAGGTTGTGATCGTGATCGGTGGCGGAAATATTTTCCGTGGTCTGGCCGGAAGCGAACGCGGCATTGAACGCGCCACCGGTGACTATATGGGCATGCTTGCCACCGTTATCAATTCACTGGCTCTGCAGGATGCCCTTGAAAAACTGGGTGTTGCCACCCGGGTGCAAACCGCCATTACCATGGCACAGGTGGCCGAGACCTTCATTCGTCGTCGCGCCGTTCGTCACCTGGAAAAGGGGAGGGTGGTTATCTTTGGTGGCGGCACGGGGAACCCTTATTTTTCAACCGATACCGCCGCGGCTCTTCGCGCAAATGAAATCGGCGCTGAAGTTATTTTGAAGGCGACCAAAGTTGATGGCATCTATGACAGTGATCCGAAGAAGAACTCCAAAGCCAAACGCTTCAATCAAATCAGCTATTTGGATGCACTCCAAAAGCAATTGAAGGTGATGGACTCAACCGCATTTTCTCTGTGCATGGACAATAAAATGCCGATCGTTGTTTTCGATTTCTTCCGTCCGCATAATCTCAAACGCGTGGTATTGGGCGAGAACGTTGGAACGCTGGTTACCTCGTAA
- a CDS encoding S1C family serine protease yields the protein MAKITSDTTPTPAPAPSKTAASRPAAPTLAAVESKSGNYQNGNTQLPIKDVRELVNTLGESVVQVRTPGGLGSGFIINENGYLITNFHVIEGETQISVEVYHQKDGQLERKVYKDVKILAMNKFQDMALLKIEDNDSQKFSKVLLGDSDALAVGESVFAIGSPLGLERTVTEGIVSTKTRELQGELYMQTTAQINPGNSGGPLFNMRGEVVGITNMKITFGEGLGFAIPIGAVKYFLDHRDAYAYSNDNPSNPYRYLPPPSKGRQTPTITASK from the coding sequence GTGGCCAAGATTACCAGTGATACCACCCCAACCCCCGCCCCTGCACCATCCAAAACAGCAGCAAGTCGCCCCGCTGCACCGACTTTGGCTGCCGTGGAAAGTAAATCAGGCAATTACCAAAACGGGAACACCCAATTGCCGATCAAGGATGTCAGGGAATTGGTCAACACTCTTGGTGAATCCGTGGTTCAGGTTCGCACCCCTGGCGGTTTGGGCTCCGGCTTTATCATTAATGAGAACGGCTACCTGATTACAAATTTCCATGTCATTGAAGGCGAAACCCAGATTTCGGTTGAAGTTTACCATCAGAAGGATGGCCAGCTTGAGCGGAAGGTTTACAAGGACGTAAAAATCCTGGCGATGAACAAGTTTCAAGACATGGCGTTGCTCAAAATTGAAGACAATGACTCACAGAAGTTCTCCAAAGTGCTGTTGGGTGATTCTGATGCCCTCGCAGTGGGTGAATCTGTTTTCGCAATTGGCAGTCCACTCGGTTTGGAACGCACAGTCACGGAAGGAATCGTCAGCACCAAGACCCGTGAATTGCAAGGCGAACTTTATATGCAAACCACAGCCCAGATCAATCCGGGCAACAGTGGTGGCCCTCTCTTCAACATGCGTGGCGAAGTGGTAGGGATTACGAACATGAAAATCACCTTTGGCGAAGGTCTTGGATTTGCCATCCCGATCGGAGCGGTGAAATACTTTCTGGACCACCGGGATGCCTACGCCTATTCGAATGATAATCCGAGCAATCCCTATCGTTATCTGCCGCCGCCCAGCAAGGGTAGGCAGACTCCGACGATCACAGCCAGCAAATAG
- the tsf gene encoding translation elongation factor Ts codes for MAEITAASVGKLREMTNAGLMDCKKALSEAAGDMEKAVDILRKKGAASAAKKASREANEGVIAQSIAPGAKAGILVEINCETDFVARNEGFRAFCDEVAKTLLNNPKTDLEAMRTAQVAKIGENIQIARHHRLEVSGNGMVAAYIHTGAKVGVLVEVGAGKESTVANEEFKQLVRDITLQIAAGSPGVVSREHVPADVIAKEREIASQSDRLKGKPAAALEKILQGVLDKFYQGYCLVDQGFVKRNSEVTVREHVASVSKQLGDEITVRGFVRFQVGEAPAA; via the coding sequence ATGGCTGAAATTACTGCTGCCTCTGTAGGCAAATTACGGGAAATGACCAACGCTGGTCTGATGGATTGCAAAAAGGCTTTGTCCGAAGCTGCTGGTGACATGGAAAAAGCCGTGGACATTCTTCGCAAGAAGGGCGCTGCTTCCGCTGCCAAAAAGGCTTCCCGCGAAGCGAATGAAGGCGTTATTGCCCAAAGCATCGCACCGGGAGCAAAAGCTGGCATTTTGGTTGAAATCAACTGCGAAACCGATTTCGTGGCCCGCAACGAAGGCTTCCGCGCTTTCTGCGATGAAGTGGCCAAGACCTTGTTGAACAATCCGAAGACTGATTTGGAAGCCATGCGCACCGCGCAGGTGGCCAAGATTGGTGAAAACATCCAGATCGCGCGCCATCACCGCCTGGAAGTCAGCGGCAACGGCATGGTTGCGGCTTATATCCATACCGGCGCCAAAGTTGGAGTATTGGTTGAAGTCGGTGCCGGCAAGGAATCCACCGTGGCCAACGAGGAATTCAAACAGCTTGTCCGCGACATTACTTTGCAGATCGCGGCCGGTAGCCCGGGCGTTGTTTCTCGTGAGCACGTTCCGGCGGACGTGATTGCCAAGGAACGCGAGATTGCTTCTCAGTCGGATCGTCTGAAAGGCAAGCCGGCGGCTGCGTTGGAAAAAATTCTCCAAGGCGTCCTGGATAAGTTTTATCAGGGGTACTGCCTGGTTGATCAGGGATTCGTGAAGCGGAACTCGGAAGTCACGGTCAGGGAACATGTCGCTTCTGTATCCAAGCAATTGGGTGACGAAATTACCGTTCGTGGTTTCGTGCGTTTCCAGGTTGGCGAAGCTCCAGCTGCTTAA
- a CDS encoding NTP transferase domain-containing protein: protein MAKTSTINSQHATTKEVAEICILAGGLSSRMGRDKSRLKLGRLTMLEHIRAVGKQSGMPVRIIRRDIVPRCGPLGGIYTGLQSSKADILLFVACDMPFLSSEILMKLCRMLKSSQKALFVDHGGFAGFPLLLRREVCLPLVARQIEAQQLSLQELAKALDARSIRPPRTWKNQLRNINTPEDYQTALELITQARANVITNSQAGE, encoded by the coding sequence GTGGCTAAAACCTCAACAATTAATTCACAACATGCTACCACTAAAGAGGTTGCCGAGATTTGCATTTTAGCCGGAGGACTGAGTTCTCGCATGGGCCGGGATAAGAGCAGACTCAAACTGGGTAGGCTCACGATGTTGGAGCATATTCGTGCAGTTGGAAAGCAGTCAGGCATGCCAGTCCGCATTATCCGACGGGATATTGTTCCCCGTTGTGGACCTCTAGGCGGTATTTACACAGGTTTACAAAGCAGCAAAGCTGACATTTTGCTTTTCGTTGCTTGTGACATGCCATTCCTCTCTTCCGAAATATTGATGAAACTGTGTCGAATGTTGAAATCCTCACAAAAAGCTCTCTTCGTGGATCATGGCGGTTTTGCAGGATTTCCCCTGCTCCTTCGAAGGGAAGTTTGCCTCCCCTTGGTTGCCCGGCAAATCGAGGCACAACAGTTATCCCTTCAGGAGCTCGCAAAAGCTTTGGACGCAAGATCGATTCGCCCGCCACGAACCTGGAAGAACCAACTGCGAAACATCAACACACCAGAGGACTACCAAACCGCTCTGGAACTCATCACTCAAGCAAGGGCTAATGTCATAACAAACAGTCAAGCTGGCGAATAG
- the rpsB gene encoding 30S ribosomal protein S2, with protein sequence MSINVGVKELLEAGVHFGHQTKRWNPKMKPFIFDARNGIHIIDLSKTLAGLQAACDFLTTTVSKGGRVLFVGTKKQAQEAVKETAKECGQFFVTERWLGGTLTNFQTVKKSIARMKQIEKMETDGGINQYVKQEQSAIRREHARQFKYFDGIRSMDKYPAAMFLVDIKREHNAVAEARRLNIPVVALVDTNCDPDLVDFPIAGNDDAIRSVRMVLNTVGQVITQAQAEYEAKHARRKTVEPAEAAPAAPEQTIGAQA encoded by the coding sequence GTGAGTATTAATGTCGGTGTAAAAGAATTATTGGAAGCAGGCGTTCACTTTGGTCACCAGACCAAGCGCTGGAATCCCAAGATGAAACCTTTCATCTTCGATGCTCGTAACGGGATTCATATCATTGACCTCAGCAAGACACTCGCCGGCCTCCAAGCCGCCTGTGATTTTCTAACCACCACTGTCAGCAAGGGCGGTCGCGTGCTGTTCGTAGGCACCAAGAAGCAAGCCCAGGAAGCCGTCAAGGAAACCGCGAAGGAATGCGGCCAGTTCTTTGTAACGGAACGCTGGCTCGGTGGTACCCTCACCAATTTCCAGACGGTCAAGAAGTCGATCGCCCGGATGAAGCAGATTGAGAAGATGGAAACTGATGGCGGCATCAATCAGTACGTCAAGCAGGAGCAATCAGCCATTCGCCGCGAACATGCCCGTCAATTCAAGTATTTTGATGGTATCCGCTCGATGGACAAGTATCCAGCCGCGATGTTCCTTGTCGATATCAAGCGCGAACACAACGCTGTGGCTGAAGCCCGTCGCTTGAACATTCCGGTTGTCGCTCTCGTTGACACCAATTGCGATCCTGATCTCGTGGATTTTCCGATCGCTGGCAACGATGACGCTATTCGCTCTGTGCGCATGGTTTTGAATACAGTTGGCCAGGTCATCACCCAGGCCCAGGCTGAATACGAAGCCAAGCACGCCCGTCGCAAGACTGTGGAGCCAGCTGAAGCTGCTCCTGCTGCCCCGGAGCAGACCATCGGCGCTCAGGCTTAA